Proteins from a single region of Pseudomonadota bacterium:
- a CDS encoding PASTA domain-containing protein, producing MINDSKPTAALAWIWRMVAFIPRVLVPVFLITVTIYCGRAMGLAIYETYFVLPNEKKVPRITGTDVEEAKRLLARLNLGIDVHETRNSATVPKNAVIEQYPPADRDTREGSSVSVVVSLGPDSVTVPRLVEKTFEEAVVDLHNAKLNLGRVTRVAKHKDDPEMVLEQNPKPDATVKKGTKVNLMVNIGNDARVQVPSFVGQTVEKVRDSASWSNLKLGTLAWVVSDTVPAGTIVSQEPSAGKDVVPGAEVDMKVSLGASTGHSEIKQRQVQLRTPDVTGLQEIRVTVTDETGSHIAYEGTHAQGELVNVFVTCFGRGEYTVTANEKVVSRAKI from the coding sequence ATGATCAACGACAGCAAGCCGACCGCCGCCCTCGCGTGGATATGGCGCATGGTGGCCTTCATCCCACGGGTTCTCGTTCCCGTCTTTCTCATCACGGTCACGATCTACTGTGGTCGCGCAATGGGCCTGGCCATCTACGAGACGTACTTCGTGCTTCCCAACGAGAAGAAGGTTCCGCGCATCACCGGCACCGACGTCGAGGAGGCCAAGCGGCTGCTGGCGCGCCTCAACCTCGGCATCGACGTGCACGAGACCCGGAACTCCGCGACGGTTCCGAAGAATGCGGTGATCGAGCAGTATCCGCCCGCCGACCGCGACACCCGCGAAGGCAGCAGCGTGTCGGTGGTTGTCAGCCTCGGACCGGACTCGGTCACGGTGCCGCGCCTCGTCGAGAAGACGTTCGAAGAGGCGGTCGTCGACCTCCACAACGCCAAGCTGAACCTGGGCAGGGTCACACGGGTGGCCAAGCACAAGGACGACCCCGAGATGGTGCTCGAGCAGAACCCGAAGCCCGATGCCACCGTGAAGAAGGGAACGAAGGTCAACCTCATGGTGAACATCGGAAACGATGCGCGCGTGCAGGTGCCCTCGTTCGTCGGGCAGACGGTGGAGAAGGTGCGCGACTCGGCTTCGTGGAGCAACCTCAAGCTCGGCACCCTGGCCTGGGTGGTGAGCGATACCGTACCCGCGGGGACCATCGTCAGCCAGGAGCCCTCTGCCGGCAAGGATGTGGTGCCGGGCGCCGAGGTCGACATGAAGGTGAGTCTCGGGGCCTCCACCGGCCACAGCGAGATCAAGCAGCGACAGGTGCAGCTGCGCACCCCGGACGTGACCGGCCTGCAGGAGATCCGGGTCACGGTGACCGACGAGACCGGTAGCCATATAGCCTACGAGGGAACCCATGCCCAGGGCGAGCTGGTGAATGTGTTCGTGACCTGCTTCGGGCGCGGCGAGTACACGGTGACGGCCAACGAGAAGGTCGTCTCCCGCGCCAAGATCTGA
- a CDS encoding ribulose-phosphate 3-epimerase has product MSKKVNIQVAPSLLAANLARLGDECAAVERDGADMIHYDVMDGHFVPNITMGWGIMESLREHTTLPIDVHLMIERPERYVADFRKAGGDILTIHIEATHHVQRVLSQIRALGAKAGLAFNPGTSLADVEYLLGDVDMLLMMTVNPGFGGQSFLEQVLPKIRKARQMIDESGHDVMLEVDGGIDPLTARRCLEAGADVLVAGTAIYRRPSYRDAIASIRSGTAESSPSA; this is encoded by the coding sequence ATGAGCAAGAAGGTCAACATCCAGGTGGCCCCGTCGCTGCTCGCGGCCAACCTCGCGCGGCTCGGCGATGAGTGCGCGGCGGTGGAGCGTGATGGCGCCGACATGATCCACTACGACGTGATGGACGGTCACTTCGTGCCGAACATCACCATGGGCTGGGGCATCATGGAGAGCCTTCGCGAGCACACGACCCTTCCCATCGACGTGCATCTCATGATCGAGCGCCCGGAGCGCTACGTGGCCGATTTCCGCAAGGCCGGGGGGGACATCCTCACCATCCACATCGAGGCGACGCATCACGTGCAACGGGTTCTCAGCCAGATCCGCGCGCTGGGGGCCAAGGCCGGACTCGCCTTCAACCCGGGCACGTCGCTGGCCGATGTGGAGTATCTGCTCGGCGATGTGGACATGCTCCTCATGATGACGGTGAACCCGGGGTTCGGCGGCCAGTCCTTCCTCGAGCAGGTGCTTCCCAAGATCCGCAAGGCGCGCCAGATGATCGACGAGAGCGGTCACGATGTCATGCTCGAGGTCGATGGTGGCATCGACCCGCTCACCGCGCGCCGCTGTCTCGAGGCGGGAGCCGACGTGCTGGTCGCGGGCACCGCCATCTATCGTCGTCCCAGCTACCGGGACGCCATCGCGTCCATTCGCAGCGGCACTGCTGAAAGTTCACCATCGGCCTGA